One genomic window of Oryctolagus cuniculus chromosome 11, mOryCun1.1, whole genome shotgun sequence includes the following:
- the ASXL1 gene encoding polycomb group protein ASXL1 isoform X4 — MTPKQILQVIEAEGLKEMRLFCILPLSALLLDCAYRSGTSPLACLNAMLHSNSRGGEGLFYKLPGRISLFTLKKDALQWSRSPAAVEGEEPEDSADVESCESNEASTVSGENDVSLDETSSNASCSTESQSRPVSNPRDSYKASSQANRQKKKTGVMLPRVVLTPLKVNGAHVESASGFSGRHADGESGSPSSSSSGSLALGSAAIRGQAEVARDPTPLLRGFRKPATGQMKRNRGEEIDFETPGSILVNTNLRALINSRTFHALPSHFQQQLLFLLPEVDRQVGTDGLLRLSGSALNNEFFTHAAQSWRERLADGEFTHEMQVRIRQEMEKEKKVEQWKEKFFEDYYGQKLGLTKEESLQQNVGQEEAEIKSGVRVPGESVRSQRGPTARQRDGHFKKRSRPDLRTRSRRSLYKKQEPEQAAVVKDAKSMSPDVPLSKDGEAKTDSAGVSSAPAPGPSCAAADPEGPTCPGEPVASQTQTELDSSTRASASPDRIPSLPQETVDQEPKDQKRKSFEQAASASFPEKKPRLEDRQSFRNTIESVHTEKPQPTKEEPKVPPIRIQLSRIKPPWVVKGQPTYQICPRIIPATESSSRGWTGPRTLTDIKACAGQARGARGHHCHREAATTAIGGGGGPGGGGGGATDEGGGRGSSSGDGGEACGHPEPKGATSTPGKCASDLQRTQLLPPCPLSGERAHAGSAVSRARREEESCSLQRLPSGLEDASQLPVAPTGDQPCQASPPLSSQTPGAERLAEQPEVPLGVRAECESGTTSWEEGLEEQGSTVPRQSGPVESLTEGALSGGGAAQALRGGSAAKDPVCVTPIATPESCWTDCLQDRPSDAQLGLGDLSLLRRESDPSRANGKTETVACSSAAPWMPVPSGEEGVRQPALGSGEDARSGEAQSGEAWEGAAPFVPALPQGPAAPEGLGPPPSLTSPWTGPPRGGLDGSGSSCKQVDVEKPESSGDSEVPSPHSESTDTASDVEGLLSEDSREADTRESTVTKRASEGHEENHAWDQSAPPSKGSGDLSVVPRTHGMAAAQSWVSRVCAVPHKMADSLLLASAEFQPRPVCLARPGASVEVTNPLVMQLLQGNLPLEKILPSAHGGGKPESPQGPLRRHPGESGRLVGRSSPCSSRAWKEPDLPVSCAAGSGLAKVEAAQAPGAPQKVTKTAPNSDSLRPVTNPVTSGKLEEMDSKEQFSSFSMEDQKEIRDVSHCGSPSAAPGRSPGDLTTSRAPCFSPPNVTSFAAEQASWALGDQNSVGGQGKKLFGSRNVAATLQCPRPVDLTPLPAEVPPVWPSRKPGPSKSSMCGGVQAAGEGWAPKPAPACVASVVSEKAVGGGPLKADAENSKAAGHSPLELVGPLQGPPFVMGLPFWRFPREPGKGLSQPLEPPSVPSQLNIKQAFYGKLSKLQLSSTSFNYSSSSPTFPKGLAGSVVQLSHKANFGAGHSASLSLQMFTDSSAVESISLQCACSLKAMIMCQGCGAFCHDDCIGPSKLCVLCLVVR; from the exons GCGAACAGACAGAAGAAAAAGACTGGAGTGATGCTGCCTCGAGTTGTCCTGACTCCTCTGAAGGTAAACGGGGCCCACGTGGAATCAGCATCAG GGTTCTCGGGCCGCCACGCCGATGGCGAGAGCGGCAGCCCGTCGAGCAGCAGCAGCGGCTCTCTGGCCTTGGGCAGCGCTGCTATTCGTGGCCAGGCCGAGGTCGCCCGGGACCCTACCCCGCTCCTGAGAGGCTTCCGGAAGCCGGCCACAG GTCAAATGAAGCGCAACAGAGGGGAAGAGATAGATTTTGAGACGCCGGGCTCCATTCTCGTCAACACCAACCTCCGCGCCCTGATCAACTCGCGCACCTTCCACGCCCTGCCGTCGCACTTCcagcagcagctcctcttcctcctgccggAAGTGGACAGACAG GTGGGGACCGATGGCTTGTTGCGTCTCAGCGGCAGTGCACTAAATAACGAGTTTTTTACCCATGCGGCTCAGAGCTGGCGGGAACGCCTGGCTGATG GTGAATTCACTCATGAGATGCAAGTCAGGATACGAcaggagatggaaaaggaaaagaaggtggaACAATGGAAAGAAAAGTTCTTTGAAGACTACTATGGACAGAA ATTGGGTTTGACCAAAGAAGAGTCGTTGCAGCAGAACGTGGGCCAGGAggaggctgaaatcaagagcgGCGTGCGGGTCCCAGGAGAGTCGGTACGGTCACAGCGTGGTCCGACCGCCCGGCAGCGTGATGGGCATTTCAAGAAACGCTCTCGGCCAGATCTCCGAACCAGGTCCCGAAGGAGTCTGTACAAAAAACAGGAGCCAGAACAAGCAGCGGTTGTTAAAGATGCCAAATCGATGTCACCAGACGTCCCCCTCTCCAAGGATGGGGAGGCTAAGACTGACTCCGCAGGAGTGAGCAGTGCCCCAGCGCCAGGCCCGTCCTGCGCAGCAGCTGACCCAGAGGGCCCCACGTGCCCAGGTGAACCCGTGGCTTCCCAAACCCAGACCGAGCTGGACAGCTCGACGCGGGCCTCTGCATCTCCAGACCGAATTCCCAGCTTGCCTCAGGAGACTGTGGATCAGGAGCCcaaggatcagaagaggaaatccttTGAGCAGGCAGCCTCTGCGTCCTTTCCCGAAAAGAAGCCCCGGCTTGAAGATCGTCAGTCCTTTCGTAACACAATTGAAAGTGTTCACACCGAAAAGCCACAGCCCACTAAAGAGGAGCCCAAAGTCCCGCCCATCCGG ATTCAACTTTCACGCATCAAACCACCCTGGGTGGTTAAAGGTCAGCCCACTTACCAGATATGCCCCCGGATCATCCCTGCCACGGAGTCCTCCAGCCGGGGCTGGACTGGCCCCAGGACCCTCACAGACATTAAAGCCTGTGCTGGGCAGGCCCGAGGGGCGAGAGGCCACCACTGCCATCGAGAGGCGGCCACCACTGCCATCGGAGGGGGGGGTGGCCCGGGTGGAGGTGGCGGCGGGGCCACCGATGagggaggtggcagaggcagcagcagtggtgatggtggtgaggcCTGTGGCCACCCTGAACCCAAGGGAGCCACAAGCACCCCTGGAAAGTGTGCGTCAGATCTACAGCGAACACAATTACTGCCGCCTTGTCCTCTGAGTGGGGAGCGTGCCCACGCTGGATCTGCCGTGTCcagagccaggagagaggaggaaagctgctccctgcagaggCTCCCGAGCGGGCTGGAAGATGCCTCTCAGCTTCCCGTTGCTCCCACTGGGGACCAGCCGTGCCAGGCTTCACCCCCGCTGTCCTCCCAGACGCCGGGAGCTGAGAGATTGGCTGAGCAGCCTGAGGTGCCTCTAGGTGTCAGAGCCGAGTGTGAGTCTGGGACCACCTCCTGGGAAGAAGGTTTAGAGGAGCAAGGGAGCACTGTTCCCCGCCAGAGTGGGCCCGTGGAGTCTCTGACGGAAGGTGCTCTGTCTGGAGGAGGCGCTGCGCAGGCTCTCCGTGGTGGTTCCGCTGCGAAGGACCCTGTGTGTGTGACCCCCATTGCCACACCTGAATCGTGCTGGACCGACTGCCTGCAGGACAGACCTTCTGATGCCCAATTAGGACTTGGTGACTTGAGCCTGCTCAGGAGGGAAAGTGATCCCAGCCGAGCAAACGGGAAAACCGAGACTGTTGCTTGCAGCAGTGCTGCCCCGTGGATGCCTGTCCCCTCGGGCGAGGAGGGAGTGAGACAGCCTGCTCTGGGGTCTGGAGAGGACGCACGGTCTGGCGAGGCCCAGAGCGGAGAGGCGTGGGAGGGAGCTGCTCCCTTCgttcctgccctgccccaggggccGGCAGCTCCGGAGGGGCTGGGTCCTCCCCCCAGCCTTACTTCACCCTGGACGGGCCCACCTCGAGGAGGCCTGGATGGCTCTGGCAGCAGCTGCAAACAAGTGGACGTTGAGAAGCCAGAGAGCAGTGGAGACTCTGAAGTGCCGAGTCCTCACAGCGAGTCCACAGACACGGCCTCCGACGTGGAAGGCCTGCTCTCTGAGGACAGCCGTGAGGCCGACACCAGGGAGTCCACAGTGACAAAGAGAGCCTCCGAGGGCCACGAGGAAAATCATGCCTGGGACCAGTCCGCCCCGCCGTCCAAGGGCAGTGGTGACCTGAGCGTGGTTCCAAGGACCCACGGGATGGCTGCTGCGCAGAGCTGGGTGTCTCGAGTGTGTGCCGTCCCCCACAAGATGGCGgactccctgctgctggccagtGCCGAGTTCCAGCCAAGGCCCGTGTGCCTGGCCAGGCCGGGGGCCTCAGTGGAGGTCACTAACCCGCTTGTGATGCAGCTACTGCAGGGGAACTTGCCGCTCGAGAAGATCCTTCCTTCAGCCCACGGCGGCGGCAAGCCCGAGTCCCCGCAGGGGCCGCTTCGGCGCCATCCTGGGGAGAGCGGTCGCCTGGTCGGCAGGAGCAGCCCCTGTTCCTCCCGGGCTTGGAAGGAGCCTGATTTGCCTGTGAGCTGTGCAGCTGGCTCGGGGCTGGCCAAGGTAGAGGCTGCTCAGGCTCCTGGGGCGCCCCAGAAGGTTACCAAGACAGCCCCAAACTCAGACTCTCTACGTCCAGTGACAAATCCAGTGACTTCTGGGAAACTGGAAGAAATGGATTCCAAAGAGCAGTTCTCTTCCTTCAGCATGGAAGATCAGAAGGAAATCCGTGACGTGTCCCACTGCGGAAGTCCCAGCGCTGCTCCAGGCAGAAGCCCCGGAGACCTCACTACCTCGAGAGCACCCTGTTTCTCACCTCCCAATGTGACCTCCTTTGCTGCCGAGCAGGCGAGTTGGGCCCTGGGTGACCAGAACAGTGTTGGAGGCCAAGGAAAGAAGCTCTTTGGCTCTAGGAACGTGGCTGCAACTCTGCAGTGCCCTAGGCCTGTGGACCTGACCCCGCTGCCTGCTGAGGTCcctccagtctggcccagtagGAAGCCGGGGCCGAGCAAAAGCTCCATGTGCGGTGGAGTACAGGCAGCAGGGGAAGGCTGGGCTCCAAAGCCAGCGCCTGCCTGTGTTGCCAGCGTCGTGAGTGAGAAGGCTGTGGGGGGAGGGCCACTCAAGGCAGACGCCGAGAACAGCAAAGCTGCCGGGCACAGTCCTCTGGAACTGGTGGGCCCCTTGCAAGGGCCGCCCTTCGTCATGGGCCTGCCGTTCTGGAGATTTCCCCGGGAGCCGGGCAAGGGGCTCAGCCAGCCTCTGGAGCCTCCTTCCGTTCCCTCCCAGCTCAACATCAAGCAGGCTTTTTACGGGAAGCTTTCTAAACTCCAGCTAAGTTCCACCAGCTTTAATtactcctccagctctcccaccttTCCTAAAGGCCTTGCTGGAAGTGTGGTGCAGCTGAGCCACAAAGCCAACTTTGGTGCAGGCCACAGTGCATCGCTCTCCTTGCAGATGTTCACGGACAGCAGCGCGGTGGAGAGCATCTCGCTGCAGTGTGCGTGCAGCCTGAAAGCCATGATCATGTGCCAAGGCTGTGGTGCGTTCTGCCACGATGACTGCATCGGACCCTCAAAGCTCTGCGTGTTGTGCCTTGTGGTGAGATAA
- the NOL4L gene encoding nucleolar protein 4-like isoform X4: protein MSDSAWMSADPHLASSLSPGQDERMRSPQNLHSHEDDDSSSESGSGNGSSTLNPSTSSSTQGDPAFPEMNGNGATAPMDFTAAAEDQPINLCDKLPAGPALGTPSYPSDGCGPDGLRSRVKYAVKTTPESPPYSSGSYDSIKTEVSGCPEDLTVGRAPAADDDDDDHDDHEDNDKMNDSEGMDPERLKAFNMFVRLFVDENLDRMVPISKQPKEKIQAIIESCSRQFPEFQERARKRIRTYLKSCRRMKKNGMEMTRPTPPHLTSAMAENILAAACESETRKAAKRMRLEIYQSSQDEPIALDKQHSRDSAAITHSTYSLPASSYSQDPVYVNGSLNYSYRGYGALSSNLQPPASLQTGNHSNGPTDLSMKGGASSASSTPTPTPSSNSTSRTMSSAQLSPTEISAVRQLIAGYRESAAFLLRSADELENLILQQN, encoded by the exons ACGACTCCTCCTCCGAGAGTGGCAGCGGCAATGGCTCCTCCACCCTGAACCCATCCACGTCCAGCAGCACGCAGGGCGACCCCGCCTTCCCCGAGATGAACGGCAACGGCGCCACGGCCCCCATGGACTTCACCGCAGCCGCTGAGGACCAGCCCATCAACCTGTGCGACAAGCTGCCAGCGGGGCCCGCGCTCGGCACACCCTCCTACCCCTCGGACGGCTGCGGCCCCGACGGGCTGCGGAGCCGCGTCAAGTACGCCGTGAAGACGACCCCTGAG TCTCCCCCGTACAGCTCCGGGAGCTATGACTCCATCAAGACCGAGGTGAGCGGCTGCCCCGAGGACCTGACGGTGGGCAGGGCCCCCGCGGCGGACGACGATGACGACGACCATGACGACCACGAGGACAATGACAAGATGAACGACTCCGAGGGCATGGACCCCGAGCGGCTCAAGGCCTTCAAC ATGTTCGTGCGTCTCTTTGTGGACGAGAACCTGGACCGCATGGTGCCCATCTCCAAGCAGCCCAAGGAGAAGATCCAGGCCATCATCGAGTCCTGTAGCCGGCAGTTCCCCGAGTTCCAGGAGCGCGCGCGCAAGCGCATCCGCACCTACCTCAAGTCCTGCCGGCGCATGAAGAAGAACGGCATGGAGATG ACCAGACCCACGCCTCCCCACCTGACCTCAGCCATGGCAGAAAACATCCTGGCAGCTGCCTGTGAGAGCGAGACGAGGAAAGCGGCCAAGAGGATGCGCCTGGAGATCTACCAGTCTTCGCAG GACGAGCCCATAGCCCTGGACAAGCAGCACTCCCGCGACTCCGCAGCCATCACCCACTCCACCTACTCACTGCCAGCCTCCTCCTACTCCCAGGACCCCGTGTACGTCAATGGCAGCCTCAACTACAGCTACCGTGGCTACGGGGCCTTGAGCAGCAACCTGCAGCCCCCTGCTTCCCTTCAAACAGGAAATCACAGTAATG GGCCCACGGACCTCAGCATGAAAGGCGGGGCCTCCTCGGCCTCCagcacgcccacgcccacgccctcCAGCAACAGCACCAGCAGGACCATGTCGTCGGCACAGCTGAGCCCCACGGAGATCAGCGCCGTGCGGCAGCTCATCGCCGGCTACCGCGAGTCGGCCGCCTTCCTGCTGCGCTCGGCCGACGAACTGGAAAACCTCATCCTGCAGCAGAACTGA